The sequence CGTCGATGCACTCCTGGCACCGCCGGTCAGAAGAGCGTAGCGATCGGAAAGCCGCTGGAGAATCTGCTCGGCTGACATCATCCGCAACCTCGCCGCCGCCAACTCGATGGGCAGGGGCAAGCCGTCGAGTCGTCGACAGATTCCAGCCACCGCCGCCTGATTCTCCTCGGTGAGTGTGAACCCCGGAACGGCGGTTCTCGCTCGCTCGACGAACAATGTCACTGCCTCGGAGTTCGACAAACCTTCCCGGGAAGTGGACCGATCGGTATCCGGGACGGGGAGCGGAGGCACCCGTAGCACTGATTCCCCGCCGACAGCAAGAGCCTCGCGACTCGTAGCGAGGATCTGCAGCTTGGGACAGGTGCGCAGGAGAGTCTCCGCCATCTTTGCAACCGCGTCCACGACCTGCTCGCAGTTGTCCAACACCATCAGCAACTGCTTCGAACCCAGAAAGTCCACAAGCACGTCTTGTACCCGCCGCGCCGACTGATCCCGCAAACCCAGCGCCCCCGACACCACATCGATCAGCAGTGATCCGTCACGCAATTCGCCGAGTTCGACCAGCCACACCCCATCGGGGAATTCACGCCGTGCCTGCGCTGCCACTCGAAGGGCCAGGCGAGTCTTCCCCGCGCCCCCGATCCCGGTGAGAGTGACCAGTCGCGACTGTGACAACAAGGTTTTCGTCTCTACGAGTTCGCGCCGGCGGCCGACGAAACTGGTCAACTCCGCAGGAAGATTTCCCAAGCGGTCATCCTCACGATTCATTGCGGAAGGTCGTGCACTGCGCGAGCTCGCATACAGTCCCGGCCGCTCTCCGGTTCGCGATTGTAACGCCATGTCGTCGACCTGGAATCCATGACGGGACTGGGCCTCCTGCAGCTGTTCGCCGAGCCCCGCGGCGGACGGGCGATGTGAAACCGCCGACATCGCTTGTTCGATCGCAGCGCTGACATCGCCGGGGAGTCCCTGCTCTCGCAAGTTCGGGATGGGTTCGCTCCTGAGTCGGATGAACTGGGCAACCACCTGCTCACCACGGCGTCTCTCGACGGCAGCGTGGCCGGTGGCGGCGCAGAACAATGTAGCGCCGAGGCTGTAGATGTCCGCCGCGGGGCTCGGAGACCGGCCGGCGAGTACCTCGGGAGCGGTGAACGCAGGGGAACCGGTGACGACGCCGGTAGCAGTTTCGAAACCCCCGGTGATGTGCGCGATGCCGAAGTCGGTCAAAGCCGGCTCACCGTAGTCGGTGAGGAGGATATTCGTGGGTTTGACGTCGCGGTGCACGATGCCGATTCGATGCGCAGTCTCCAGCGAGGCGGCCACCTTCACTCCGAGCCTCAAAACCTGCTCCAACGAGAGTGGTCCCTGCCTGCGGATCATCGCGTCCAGGGAGTCCTGCGCGTAATAGGGCATGACGAGGTAGGGGCGACCGCTGCTGGTCGTACCGACCCCCAGCACGTTGACGATGTTGGGGTGCCCCGTCAGCCGTCCCATTGCACGCTGTTCGCGGAGAAACCGTTCCCGGTTCTCGTCGTCCAGGTCGGCGGTGAGGACCTTGACAGCCACTGACCGATCCAACGCGGGCTGCCGACAGCGATAGACGACGCCGAAACCACCGCGACCGATCTCGACGGCGTCCTCGAACCCCGCCGCCTCCAGCTCCGCCGTGAGTGAAGAAGTCACGGCGCGCTGAGTTGCCAGCGGGTCCAGGTCAGCCATGGCGTCCCTCCGGAACGAAGCCCGAAATCGTCGGTAGAGCCGCCTCCAATACTGCCACTTCCCGCGGCTGGACCAGGAAGGCGATACATCGACCTTGTTGGTAACGCAGAGGTTCTTCCTCGAAATCGAAAATTAACTATGGAGTTCTTGTGTGAACAGTATTACATTCTCCCCATGGTGAAACGACGTTCTACCGTATGCACTGCATATGAAGGTGTGGATCCGAATCTCGGCGAGGTTTCCATGCCTGCGGAGGGCCCTCGACGATGGGATCTGTCATGACCATCGCTGTCCCGGACACTCTGGAAGAGGCACTGTCTCCGCAATGGCTGACGGCGGCACTCGAACCCCGGTACGCGGGAATCGAGGTGCGGGAGGTGATCCCGGGCCCAGTCGTGGACCGCGTGTCCACCAACGCGCGCTTCACGATCGTGTGTGAGCGGGACACGCCGGATGGTCTGTCGTCCAGCCTGTGCGTCAAAGGATATTTCAACGACCAGGGGCGCGAAGCGCGGTCGGTGGGGGAACGCGAGGCGTGCTTCTACCGCGATCTCGCTGCCGGCAGTGGCGTGCGGACGCTTCGGGGGGTCTACGCGGACTTCGACCCCGCCACCCATCACGGCGTGGTGATCACCGAGGACGTCGTCGCCGAGGGTGGGGTCTTTCTCGATGCGGACAGTCATTTCACGCCGGACCAGGCTGCGGAGAGTCTCAGCCAGTTCGCCAGGCTCCACGCCACAACCTGGGGCAGGGCGCAATGGGCAGAAACCACCTGGCTGAAACCTAAACTGGACGGTGCGCTCCGGGCCTGGGGAGCCGACACGATCACGGCGCGAATCGACGAGAATTTGAACGGGCCCAACGGTCTACGCGTCCCCGCAGAAGTTCGCGACGCTCGCCGGCTCACCGAGGCATACAGCGCGCTGGTCGGCACCCTGCAATCCGAGCACGCGTCCTCGGATTGGTGTGTCATTCACGGCGACGCTCACGTCGGAAACCTCTTCCTGGATCCGATGGGCGCGCCGAGTCTCGTCGACTGGCAGCTCGTGCAACGCGGCATGTGGTATCTCGACGTGGGCACGCATATTGCCACCGCGCTCACCGTCGACGATCGTCGACGAAGCGAGAAGGACCTCCTCTGGCACTATCTCGACTGCCTGGCGTCGCACGGTATCGCGCTACCGTCGCGGGACGCGGCGTGGCGGGCGCTGAGCCGGGGCATTGTGCGCGGCTTCTTTCTCTGGGGTATCACCGCCAAGGTTGCACCACATTTGATCGAAATCTTGTTGCACCGCCTTGGGACCGCGGTCGCCGACCACGACGCCCTGTAGCTCAATGATGTTCGATGCCGTGTGACTGAGCGAGTATCGATCGAATCGGAATGGAGCGCGCTATGCCCCACGCAAATCCCACCGATCTCCCCAACGGCGGGGGCGGCCGTTGGCCGGCCGCCTTGAACCACTTCCGCTCGGTGCAGTGGGGGGACCTCGAGGTTGGCTACACCACCACGGCCGGACCGCGTGACTGCACCGAAATGTACCGTGCCGGTGGACTTCCGGGGGGAGTCTGCATGTGCCCCCACTATGGTTACGTCCTCGCCGGGGCGATCACTGCCTGCTACCCGAATACCGGTTGGGAGGATGAGGTCGTGACCGTCGGTGAGGTCTACTTCTTCCCGGCGGGCCACATTCTCAAATACACGGAACCGACCACGCACCTCGAATTCAACCCGGCGTACGCGCTCCAGCAGTTAATGGATGCGATACAGCGCCTCGCCGATTCGGCGGACGCTCTGCGGACGGCGAGTTATCCGTCGGAGTGATGTCGGCCTCCGTCACTCTCAGATCTGGAAGGTGTTGTGAGACCATTGACTACAAGTATCCACGTTCGAACATTGCGGACGGTGCCGGACGCACTGCGTCGTCACTACGAGGAGAAGGGCTGGTGGACACAGGAATCGCTCGGCGCAATTCTGAGTAAGGGATTGTGCGAGCATCCCGACCTGGAGTTCCGAGTCCACTCGGTGACCCATCCCTACTCCGGGACTTTTTCCGATGTCGAGCTGGTAGCCCGAAGACTTGCAGGAGGGTTGCGCGCACGCGGAGTCGGTCCGGGTGACGTCATCGCGTTCCAGTTGCCCAATTGGATGGAAGCTGCGGCGACCTTCTGGGCCTCGTCCATTCTCGGCGCCGTCGTCGTGCCGATCGTGCATTTCTACGGTCCCAAGGAACTGTCGTTCATCCTGGCCGGCGCGCAACCGCGGGTGTTCATCACGGCCGAACGCTTCGGCCGGATGACCTATGATCCCGTCATCAGTGAGCACGTCGAGATCGTCGGGGTGGTCGGTGTCGATTTCGACGATCTTCTAGCCCCGGAACCGATGACCGGTCTGCTCGATGTGGACCCGCGGAATCCGGCCGTGATTGCCTACACCTCGGGGACCACTCGCGAGCCGAAGGGTGTCATCCACACGCACCAGACGCTCGCATTCGAAACGAGGCAACTGCTCGCGAATTACGAGTCGGATCGTGGGCGGCAGCTCACCGCACTCCCGGTCGGGCATTTCATCGGAATGCTGGGCGCGTTCCTCGTGCCACTCCTCGAAGGCACTCCCGTGGACATGTGCGACGAGTGGAATCCCAGTCGGGTACTCGCGCTGATCGAGTCGCACGGAGTGGTGATCGGTGGTGGGCCACCGTACTTCGTGACCAGTCTCCTCGATCATCCCGACTTCACGGACAATCACCTACGGCATCTCGGGTACATCGGGCTCGGCGGATCCGCGGTTCCGTCCGCGGTCACCCGGCGCCTGTCCGATCTGGGCATCATCGTGACACGTTCGTACGGGAGTACGGAGCATCCCTCCATCACCGGCTCCCGAAACGACGCTGCCGAAGACAAGCGGCTCCTCACCGACGGATGCCCGCGACTCGGGGTCGAGATCCGGCTGAGCGACGACGGTGAGATTCTCAGTCGCGGCCCCGATCTCTGCCTCGGGTACACCGATGGCGCGTTGACGGCCGATGCCTTCGACGACGACGGCTGGTACCGCACCGGCGACGTCGGAGTCATCGACGAAGAGGGGTACCTCACGATCACGGACCGTAAGTCCGACATCATCATTCGCGGAGGCGAGAACATCGGCGCCGCCGAGGTAGAGGATGTCCTGCTGGAGATGCCCATGATCGCGGAGGCAGTCGTCGTCGCCGCGCCGGATGCACGGTTCGGCGAGCATGCCGCTGCCGTGGTCCGACTCAGGCCAGGACGGGACCTGCCCACCCTGGACCAGGTATGGAAGCACTTCGAGGCGGCAGGCACTGCCAGGCAGAAGTGGCCCGCGGAACTGCACATCGTCGAGGACTATCCCCGTACCGCATCGGGGAAGGTGCAGAAGCATCAGGTCCGCGCATGGCTCACGTCGCCGGCTGTGGGTGCGAGTACGACGTCAACACATGAAGGGAGCGCCCCCGATGGTCGATGACGGATCACACCAGGCACGGGCCTTCGACGGAGTACGCGTGATCGAACTGGCCCAATGGGTATTCGTGCCCGTGGCCGGCGCGCTTCTGGCGGAATGGGGAGCGGACGTCATCCGGGTGGAGCCGTTGGACGGAGACCCCTACCGTGCGCTGACGACTCAAGGTATCGGAGCAGGTGCGGCCGGCCCGAATCTCTCGGTGACACTGGCGAATCGGGGAAAGCGATCGGTCGCGGTGGACGTGCGTCACCCCGACGGGGCCCGCATCCTGCACGAACTGCTCGACACGGCGGACGTGTTCCTCACCAGCCTGCGACCCGGGGCTCTCGCGCGGCTCGGGCTCGACGCCGACACGCTGCGGGAACGGTATCCCACGTTGATCTACGCACGCGGTCACGGCTTCGGTATGCGTGGACCGGACGCCGAGAAGCCGGGCTACGACAGCTCGGCCTTCTGGGCGCGTGGGGGAGTCGGACACACCCTGACGCCGAGCGAGCGGAACTACCCCATCAGCCAGCGCGGTGCGATGGGCGACCGAAACGCGGCCATGGCCTTGGCCTTCGGCGTCGCCACCGCACTGCTCGAACGACACAAGACGGGTGTCGGCACCGTGGTGGACGTCTCACTCCTCGCCACCGCGATGTGGATGCTGTCCTCGGACGTCCTGGCTGCTCTCAACGGCGGAGAAGTGACGCAGGTGAGTGATCGAGGTCCACAGGTCAATCCGCTGACCGGGTCATATCGGACGAAGGACCACCGCCACGTTCAGCTCATGCTTCTTCAGGGTGACCGCTACTGGCCGGATTTCGCCCGGCTTGTCGGCCGGGAAGATCTGATCGATGATCCGCGTTTCGCGGACATGGCGGCTCGGCGCGCCAACAGTGCCGACTGCGTCGCGGTCCTCGACGAGGTGTTCGCCGAACGCACGCTCGAGGAGTGGAAGGCCATCCTCGCCGACCTCGACGCGCCGTGGGCTCCCGTCCAATCCGTCCATGACCTCATCGACGATCCCCAAGTACGCGCGAACGGTTACGTGGGCGAGGTCGTGCTCGGTGACGGGAACACCTACAGACTGCCCACGGTGCCCGTTCAGCTCGGCCAGCGTCCGCCGGAGCTGCTCCCCGCCCCTGAGCACGGTGAACACACCGAGATGATGATGCTCGAACTCGGATACGACTGGGAGCAGATCACCGGCCTTGGAGAAGCGGGCGTCATCCCGTGAACGCTCGACGACCGGTGCCGGTGCCGGACGCTGCGTCCGAGGCCTACTGGGCCGCAGCGGCCGAGCACGTGCTCGTTCTGGCGCGGTGTCGCCGTTGCGGCAGCTTTGCGCTTCCTCCGGACAGTGTGTGCCCGCACTGCGGTTCCACGAACCCGGAATTCGAGTTCGTCCCGGCGAGTGGGCGGGGTACCGTGCGGTCCTGGACGACAGCCCGGCAATCCTTTCTTCCAGGCTTCGACGACATGCTGCCGTTTGTGCTGGTCGACGTCGAACTCGTCGAACAGGCCGAGCTCCGGATGATCGGCCGGCTGCTCGACGACGTCGAACTCGACCTTCGGATCGGGCTACCCGTCGTCGCCTCGTTCGAGGACGTGGCACCCGGTGTCTCGATTCCGGCGTTCGGGCTCGCCCCATGAGCGGCGGGTTCGCCGCGCGCAACAAGGTTGCCCTCGTCGGATACGCGCACAGCGATATTCGGCGCCGCAGTCCTCGAACGCTCGGTGCGCTGGCGCTCGATACGGCACGCGCCGCGATCGACGACGCGGGGCTTGACGTCGATCAGATCGACGGTTACGTCAGTTCCAGCCTCTTGCCGAGCTCGAGCGGGCGAGCCACGGAGGACGGTGTCGATGTCGTGTCTTCCGCCTGGCTCGCACAACGTTTGGGCGGCAACCCGCGGTACGTAGCAGGTTTCGATGGTATCGGCCAGCTCACCGGGTCGGTGGCGATGGCGGTCAACGCTGTGGCCGCCGGAGCAGCCGACTACGTCCTCCTCCACCGTGCGTTGCACAATCCGTCGGGCAGCTACCACGCCAACCCGATGCAGGAAGTTCACGGACTTCAACAATGGACGGCTCCGCAGGGATTCTTCGGGCCTCTGGCCATGATCGCCCTGCCGTACAACGAGTACCTGCAGCGGTACGGCGCGCATCCGGAATCGATGGCCGCCGTGGTGGCCGAGGCCCGCAAGAACGGCGCCCGCATCCCGTGGTCGCACTGGCACGGCAAGCCACTCGATTGCAGCGAGTATCTGGCGGCGCCGAAGCTTTTCGACCCGGTCTGCCGCTACGACTGTGACCTTCCCGTCGACGGCGTCGGGGCGTTCCTCCTCACCACTGCGGAACGGGCGCGGGATCTACCGCATGCCCCCGTCTACGTTTCCGGTTACGCAAGCAGCACACCGTCCCGTAGGCGACTTCCGCTGCACTGGCCTTTGGACGACATCCTCGACGGCGGAAAGGATCTGGTGCGCCGGCTACGAGCGAGCTCCGGAATCGACCTGAGCGAGGTCGACCTCCCTCAGGTGTACGACGGCTTCTCGCCGTTCGTGTGGTTCTGGCTGGAGGCGCTCGGATTGTGCGCGCCGGGCGATGCGCACCGGTTCGTGGTGGACGGCGGGATCGACAGCGACCGCCCCGGGGCGATCCCGGCGCTGTCCGGGGGCGGTGCGCTGGGCAACGGTCGAATGCACGGGATCCCCCAGATGCTCGAATGCTATCTCCAGCTGGCGGGTCGGGCAGGCGAACGACAACGGGAAAAAGTCGTCACCGCGCTGGCGTGCCACTCGTCTCCGCACTACGGCGGCGCAGTCATGTACTCAGCTACCCAATTTTGAGAACAGCACTATTCCTTACGCGAGAACTATGTTCTACTTTCACCAGGGATATAGGAGTAAATGTGAGCATCCTTTCTGAACGCCGCACCTACGTGGCGGGAAGCTGGATCACCGGCGACGATGTGATTGCCGTCGAGAATCCGGCCGACGAGACCCACGTGGCGGAGGTGACCGGCACGCCGATCCGCGAAATCGAGCGTGCCATTGTGGCAGCGCGCCGCAGCTTCGACGACGGAGACTGGGCAGACCGAACACCGCGCGCACGCGCGGAAGCGCTCCACGCCTTCGTGGACCACCTCGAGTCGAACCGGAATACGCTCGTCGACACTGTGGTCGCCGAAGCAGGCCAGCCGACCCGTTTCGCGGAGGAAACACAATGCCGCGCCGGGGTGGCGATCGCACGTCACACCATCGACCTCTACCTCGCGATGACACACGAGGAGTCCAACCCGGTCCCGGTCGACGACCTCGTCCGCGGCCGCGTTGCGCTGAGCATCAGGCGGCACGAACCGGTCGGCGTGGTCACTGCGATCACCCCGTACAACGCCGCTGTGATCATGGGGCTGCAGAAGCTGATTCCTGCACTGATGGCCGGTAATTCGGTGATTTTGCGTCCCAGCCCGCTGACGCCGATCTCGTCGCTGATCTTCGGTTCGGCTGCCGATGCAGCGGGTTTGCCTGCCGGCGTGCTGAGTGTCGTCGCCGAGTCGGGTACCGCCGGTGCACAGCTGCTGACCACCCACCCGGCGATCGATATGGTGTCCTTCACCGGTTCGACAGCGGCCGGCCGCAAGATCATCGAGCAGGCCGCACCGACGGTGAAGCGGCTTTCGCTCGAGTTGGGCGGTAAGTCGGCTCAAATCTACCTCCCGGACGCCGTCCATCGCGTGGGAACGGGTGCGCTCGCCGTGGTCGCGCGTACCGCCGGACAGGCCTGTGTCGCCGCTACCAGAATGCTGGTGCCGCAGGAGAAGAAGGACGAAGTCCTCGAAGCAGTGTCCGCCGCATACGACTCGATCAAGGTGGGTTTGCCGACCAATCCATCCGCCATGATGGGGCCGGTCATCAGCGCGGCACAACGAGACAAGTGCGAACAGTTCGTACGACTGGCCGAGGAAGAGGGCGCAAAGGTCCTGTTCGGTGGTCGCCGTGCCGCGGGCTTCGACCGCGGATATTACTTCGAGCCCACCGTGCTGGACCTTCCCGACAACACCAATTCCGCGGCGCGAGAGGAGATTTTCGGCCCCGTCATCGGCGTGATCGGTTACCGCGACCTAGACGAGGCGGTCAATATCGCGAACGACAGCGACTATGGGCTGTCCGGGCAGGTGTATGGCGGCGACACCGCGGCGGCGGTAGCCGTCGCCCGACGGCTCCGTACGGGTGCAGTGAACGTGAACACCACCGTCTTCAGTGCGTACGCACCGAGCGGTGGATACAAACAGAGCGGTCTCGGACGCGAGCGAGGTCCGGACGGAATCAGAGAGTTTCAGGAAGTCAAACACATGTCGATTGGAGAACTGAAATGACGAAGACAACGAATACGACATCGGACTACAACCTTGATTGGCTCGTCTCCGTGGACGACCACATTCTCGAACCACCCAACCTCTGGGTAGACCGGGTGCCGAGCAAGGATCGGGATCGTGCTCCCCACATGATCAAGGACGACAGCGGGATGGACGTCTGGGTCTACGACGGCAAGCGGATGCCGAGTAGCGGCCTCAGCGCCGTGGCTGGCAAGTCCAAGGAGGAATTCAGCCCCGAGCCGCTCAACTACGACGAGATGCGACCGGGTTGCTACGACCCCCTGGCCCGAGTCGAGGACATGAATCGAGCCGGAATCCTCGCATCCCTGTCATTTCCGACGGTCACCCGGTTCTGCGGGCAGCTCTTCATGGAGGCGAGCGACCGGGAGTTCGGCTTCTCCTGCCTCCAGGCCTACAACGACTGGCACCTCGAAGAATGGGCGGGCGCCGCGCCGGGCCGATTCATCCCGTTGATCCTCATTCCCATGTGGGATCCGGCGCTCGCCGCCAAGGAGATGGAACGTTGCGCCGCGAAGGGCGCCACCGCGTTCTGTTTCTCCGAGAACCCGGAACCGCTCGGACTGCCCACCATCCACGACAAGGATCGCTTCTGGGATCCGGTGATGGCCGCCGCCAATGACCTCGAGATGGTCGTCTCCATGCACGTCGGCTCCTCGTCCACCGTTCCCCGGATCTCCGCCGATGCACCGTTCATGGCCAATCTGGCCTGGGGGGCAACGCGAACCTCGGGCGCGATGCTGACCTGGCTGTTCAGCAGCATGTTCCAACGCTATCCCAACCTGAAGATCGCATTGTCGGAAGGCGAGATCGGCTGGATGCCCTATTTCCTCGAGCGTGCCGAGCAAGTGCTCGACAAGCAGCGCTACTGGGTGCAGCGGGGCGCCAAGTTCTCCGGGCATGCCGGTTCCGACCTCGACCTCGATGCACTCGACGTCCGCGAGGTGTTCCGCAAGCACATCTTCGGGTGCTTCATCGACGATGTGCACGGGATCGCGAGCCTGGGCGAGATCGGCGAAGACAACATCATGTGCGAAACCGACTATCCCCATTCGGATTCGACGTGGCCGAATTGCATATCTGTGGTGAAGAGCAGGATC comes from Rhodococcus oxybenzonivorans and encodes:
- a CDS encoding protein kinase domain-containing protein — protein: MADLDPLATQRAVTSSLTAELEAAGFEDAVEIGRGGFGVVYRCRQPALDRSVAVKVLTADLDDENRERFLREQRAMGRLTGHPNIVNVLGVGTTSSGRPYLVMPYYAQDSLDAMIRRQGPLSLEQVLRLGVKVAASLETAHRIGIVHRDVKPTNILLTDYGEPALTDFGIAHITGGFETATGVVTGSPAFTAPEVLAGRSPSPAADIYSLGATLFCAATGHAAVERRRGEQVVAQFIRLRSEPIPNLREQGLPGDVSAAIEQAMSAVSHRPSAAGLGEQLQEAQSRHGFQVDDMALQSRTGERPGLYASSRSARPSAMNREDDRLGNLPAELTSFVGRRRELVETKTLLSQSRLVTLTGIGGAGKTRLALRVAAQARREFPDGVWLVELGELRDGSLLIDVVSGALGLRDQSARRVQDVLVDFLGSKQLLMVLDNCEQVVDAVAKMAETLLRTCPKLQILATSREALAVGGESVLRVPPLPVPDTDRSTSREGLSNSEAVTLFVERARTAVPGFTLTEENQAAVAGICRRLDGLPLPIELAAARLRMMSAEQILQRLSDRYALLTGGARSASTRQQTLRLCVDWSYDLCTPLEKVGWARLSVFAGSFELDAAEAICGYDLTSPSLLDVVTSLLDKSILIREGSADGVRFRLLETLRSYGREKAQASGHYDDLRTRHRNWYQQLVIDAADDWISPRQLEWIDRLEREKSNLREAMQFCASADPATGLRIADALLDFWNTRSMFREGRYWLDRLLEGADKQPTPERVKALYANSLLAETQGDVMRANELVEEARRLGNQGTDPRMSSYVTFADGLNAMFNGDIARACSLLEVSVTDFAEQKDLTVQIKAMTLLGLAYESRGDIEKAISCFEGVLAITRSRGESVHQAYALWSLGVALWRQGDLHRSAMQLQQALRLAQLANNQVSAGACLETLAWIASGEEDFHRAAVLMGATETLSRAVGGSSVYLPKLLEYHNDCEQNTRRALGTKAFDAAREEGNALLFDDAIDYALGTVRSGRADPSRTTSGLTKREQQVAELVTRGLTNKEIAAELVISPRTARGHVEHILAKLGFTSRAQIAAWTVDRSRSSWRG
- a CDS encoding phosphotransferase, producing the protein MTIAVPDTLEEALSPQWLTAALEPRYAGIEVREVIPGPVVDRVSTNARFTIVCERDTPDGLSSSLCVKGYFNDQGREARSVGEREACFYRDLAAGSGVRTLRGVYADFDPATHHGVVITEDVVAEGGVFLDADSHFTPDQAAESLSQFARLHATTWGRAQWAETTWLKPKLDGALRAWGADTITARIDENLNGPNGLRVPAEVRDARRLTEAYSALVGTLQSEHASSDWCVIHGDAHVGNLFLDPMGAPSLVDWQLVQRGMWYLDVGTHIATALTVDDRRRSEKDLLWHYLDCLASHGIALPSRDAAWRALSRGIVRGFFLWGITAKVAPHLIEILLHRLGTAVADHDAL
- a CDS encoding AMP-binding protein, which produces MRTVPDALRRHYEEKGWWTQESLGAILSKGLCEHPDLEFRVHSVTHPYSGTFSDVELVARRLAGGLRARGVGPGDVIAFQLPNWMEAAATFWASSILGAVVVPIVHFYGPKELSFILAGAQPRVFITAERFGRMTYDPVISEHVEIVGVVGVDFDDLLAPEPMTGLLDVDPRNPAVIAYTSGTTREPKGVIHTHQTLAFETRQLLANYESDRGRQLTALPVGHFIGMLGAFLVPLLEGTPVDMCDEWNPSRVLALIESHGVVIGGGPPYFVTSLLDHPDFTDNHLRHLGYIGLGGSAVPSAVTRRLSDLGIIVTRSYGSTEHPSITGSRNDAAEDKRLLTDGCPRLGVEIRLSDDGEILSRGPDLCLGYTDGALTADAFDDDGWYRTGDVGVIDEEGYLTITDRKSDIIIRGGENIGAAEVEDVLLEMPMIAEAVVVAAPDARFGEHAAAVVRLRPGRDLPTLDQVWKHFEAAGTARQKWPAELHIVEDYPRTASGKVQKHQVRAWLTSPAVGASTTSTHEGSAPDGR
- a CDS encoding CaiB/BaiF CoA transferase family protein — translated: MVDDGSHQARAFDGVRVIELAQWVFVPVAGALLAEWGADVIRVEPLDGDPYRALTTQGIGAGAAGPNLSVTLANRGKRSVAVDVRHPDGARILHELLDTADVFLTSLRPGALARLGLDADTLRERYPTLIYARGHGFGMRGPDAEKPGYDSSAFWARGGVGHTLTPSERNYPISQRGAMGDRNAAMALAFGVATALLERHKTGVGTVVDVSLLATAMWMLSSDVLAALNGGEVTQVSDRGPQVNPLTGSYRTKDHRHVQLMLLQGDRYWPDFARLVGREDLIDDPRFADMAARRANSADCVAVLDEVFAERTLEEWKAILADLDAPWAPVQSVHDLIDDPQVRANGYVGEVVLGDGNTYRLPTVPVQLGQRPPELLPAPEHGEHTEMMMLELGYDWEQITGLGEAGVIP
- a CDS encoding Zn-ribbon domain-containing OB-fold protein, with the protein product MNARRPVPVPDAASEAYWAAAAEHVLVLARCRRCGSFALPPDSVCPHCGSTNPEFEFVPASGRGTVRSWTTARQSFLPGFDDMLPFVLVDVELVEQAELRMIGRLLDDVELDLRIGLPVVASFEDVAPGVSIPAFGLAP
- a CDS encoding thiolase family protein codes for the protein MSGGFAARNKVALVGYAHSDIRRRSPRTLGALALDTARAAIDDAGLDVDQIDGYVSSSLLPSSSGRATEDGVDVVSSAWLAQRLGGNPRYVAGFDGIGQLTGSVAMAVNAVAAGAADYVLLHRALHNPSGSYHANPMQEVHGLQQWTAPQGFFGPLAMIALPYNEYLQRYGAHPESMAAVVAEARKNGARIPWSHWHGKPLDCSEYLAAPKLFDPVCRYDCDLPVDGVGAFLLTTAERARDLPHAPVYVSGYASSTPSRRRLPLHWPLDDILDGGKDLVRRLRASSGIDLSEVDLPQVYDGFSPFVWFWLEALGLCAPGDAHRFVVDGGIDSDRPGAIPALSGGGALGNGRMHGIPQMLECYLQLAGRAGERQREKVVTALACHSSPHYGGAVMYSATQF
- a CDS encoding aldehyde dehydrogenase family protein; this encodes MSILSERRTYVAGSWITGDDVIAVENPADETHVAEVTGTPIREIERAIVAARRSFDDGDWADRTPRARAEALHAFVDHLESNRNTLVDTVVAEAGQPTRFAEETQCRAGVAIARHTIDLYLAMTHEESNPVPVDDLVRGRVALSIRRHEPVGVVTAITPYNAAVIMGLQKLIPALMAGNSVILRPSPLTPISSLIFGSAADAAGLPAGVLSVVAESGTAGAQLLTTHPAIDMVSFTGSTAAGRKIIEQAAPTVKRLSLELGGKSAQIYLPDAVHRVGTGALAVVARTAGQACVAATRMLVPQEKKDEVLEAVSAAYDSIKVGLPTNPSAMMGPVISAAQRDKCEQFVRLAEEEGAKVLFGGRRAAGFDRGYYFEPTVLDLPDNTNSAAREEIFGPVIGVIGYRDLDEAVNIANDSDYGLSGQVYGGDTAAAVAVARRLRTGAVNVNTTVFSAYAPSGGYKQSGLGRERGPDGIREFQEVKHMSIGELK
- a CDS encoding amidohydrolase family protein, coding for MTKTTNTTSDYNLDWLVSVDDHILEPPNLWVDRVPSKDRDRAPHMIKDDSGMDVWVYDGKRMPSSGLSAVAGKSKEEFSPEPLNYDEMRPGCYDPLARVEDMNRAGILASLSFPTVTRFCGQLFMEASDREFGFSCLQAYNDWHLEEWAGAAPGRFIPLILIPMWDPALAAKEMERCAAKGATAFCFSENPEPLGLPTIHDKDRFWDPVMAAANDLEMVVSMHVGSSSTVPRISADAPFMANLAWGATRTSGAMLTWLFSSMFQRYPNLKIALSEGEIGWMPYFLERAEQVLDKQRYWVQRGAKFSGHAGSDLDLDALDVREVFRKHIFGCFIDDVHGIASLGEIGEDNIMCETDYPHSDSTWPNCISVVKSRIGHLAPELQYKILRGNAERLYRFTPAEVPVTANA